DNA sequence from the Cottoperca gobio chromosome 10, fCotGob3.1, whole genome shotgun sequence genome:
CACATCAACAGCCACCACTTTAGTGACCAGATAGCTCACATCTGCTGAACGAGGCACCATTTCAGCCACCAGAGAGCCACCAGTCTGGACTGGGTACAGAACCTGAGGAGGGTTGTCGTTCTGGTCCTGGATCATTATGTTCACAGTCACATTGCTATTAAGTGGAGGGGAGCCTCCATCCTGTGCTTTAACAGTGAATACAAGTTGCTTGATCTGCTCATAATCAAATGAGCGCACTGCGTGTATTACTCCGCTTTCTGCATTTACAGAAACATATACAGAAACTGGAGATCCACCTATCTCACAGTCTTCCAAAATATAAGAAACACGGGCGTTCTGGTTTTCATCGGGATCTTTAGCATTGACACTTAGTACAGATACACCGGGAGAATTATTCTCTGTGATGAATGCACTATAAGAGACATGTGGAAATACAGGGGGATTATCATTGACATCTGAGACCTTAAGATAAAAGGTTCTTTTCGTTGAGAGGGGGGGCGAGCCTGTGTCCGAGGCAATAACAGTGATGTTACATTCTGAGAGATGTTCACGATCTAATGCAGCATCTGTGATCAATGCATAATAATTTCTCACATTGGATTTAATTTTAAAAGGAACATTGCCTTCGATCGTGCATCTTACTTGTCCGTTTTCACCCGAATCTATATCTTTAGCATTAATTATGCCAATAGTTGTACCCGCGGGGGAGTCTTCTGACACAGGACTCGTGAATGACATGACGCTAATGACCGGGGCATTATCATTTACATCGATTACCTCAATTTCAACTTTGCTAGAATCCGTCAGTCCTCCTTGATCTTTTGCTTCAACCCTGAACTCaaattttttgtctttttcaaaatcTATTTCCCGAGCCACATATATTCTTCCAGTAGCCTCATCTATATTGAACAAATCAGCTATCCCTGcttttgattttgaaaatgcATACCCTATCTTTCCGTTTGAACCACTATCTACGTCGCTTGCATTCACAGTAACAATGTGTGCGCCTTTTGGTGCATTTTCAATCACCGTGGCCTTATACAGTGTCTGATTAAATACAGGAGCATTATCATTGGCATCAAGAATATTAACATCTATATTTACTGTACCCGATCTCTGTGGATTCCCGCCGTCCACAGCCAGCAGTTTTAGAGACAGGCGTGGCTGCTCTTCTCTGTCTAAGGGTTTCTGAAGCACCATTTCAGCATATTTACTGCCGTCCGGGTTGACATGTTGTTTCAGAACAAAATTATCGTTCGgtgttaaaatgtaattctgaaGACCGTTTTGCCCAACATCAGCATCGTCCGCACTCTCTAAAACAAAACGAGAACCAAGCACAGCTGATTCGCTTATTTCAAATTTCAAGTGACTGTTTTGGAAAGTGGGAACATTGTCGTTTATGTCCAATACTTCTATGGTCACAGGGTGCAACTCCATTGGTTTTTCCAATAAAATCTCAAAGGTGAAGCTACACGGTGTTACGTCTCCACAAAGCTGCTCCCGGTCTATTCTCTCATTCACGACCAAAGTtcctttgtctgtcttcagctCGGTGTAGTGGATGCTCTCTCCGGTCACGATACGGGCCCGACCAGAACGGAGCCTTTTCAGATCCAGACCAAGATCTTGTGCGACGTTACCAACAAGGGACCCTTTCTTCATCTCCTCTGGGATCGAATACCGGATCTGTGCCTCCGCTTGATTAAGAAAAatgaattgaaaaataaaaagatacgCTGCCCCTCGCAATC
Encoded proteins:
- the LOC115014757 gene encoding protocadherin gamma-A3-like; the protein is MAFKEHLRDGGVRWRLFGRLRGAAYLFIFQFIFLNQAEAQIRYSIPEEMKKGSLVGNVAQDLGLDLKRLRSGRARIVTGESIHYTELKTDKGTLVVNERIDREQLCGDVTPCSFTFEILLEKPMELHPVTIEVLDINDNVPTFQNSHLKFEISESAVLGSRFVLESADDADVGQNGLQNYILTPNDNFVLKQHVNPDGSKYAEMVLQKPLDREEQPRLSLKLLAVDGGNPQRSGTVNIDVNILDANDNAPVFNQTLYKATVIENAPKGAHIVTVNASDVDSGSNGKIGYAFSKSKAGIADLFNIDEATGRIYVAREIDFEKDKKFEFRVEAKDQGGLTDSSKVEIEVIDVNDNAPVISVMSFTSPVSEDSPAGTTIGIINAKDIDSGENGQVRCTIEGNVPFKIKSNVRNYYALITDAALDREHLSECNITVIASDTGSPPLSTKRTFYLKVSDVNDNPPVFPHVSYSAFITENNSPGVSVLSVNAKDPDENQNARVSYILEDCEIGGSPVSVYVSVNAESGVIHAVRSFDYEQIKQLVFTVKAQDGGSPPLNSNVTVNIMIQDQNDNPPQVLYPVQTGGSLVAEMVPRSADVSYLVTKVVAVDVDSGQNAWLSYKLQKATDRALFEVGLQNGEIRTIRQVTDKDAVKQRLTVIVEDNGQPSRSATVIVNVAVADSFPEVLSEFTDFTHDKEYNDNLTFYLVLALAVVSFLFITCLVVIISVKIYRWRQSRIMFHSNLPVIPYYPPRYSDTLGTGTLQHVYNYEVCRTTDSRKSDCKFGTAGSQNVLIMDPSATGTMQRIQSEKSILDEPDSPLEVSQTL